A DNA window from Lampris incognitus isolate fLamInc1 unplaced genomic scaffold, fLamInc1.hap2 scaffold_381, whole genome shotgun sequence contains the following coding sequences:
- the LOC130133585 gene encoding uncharacterized protein LOC130133585 produces MSFVSLKTLMFWFLVTAHVIRVDTSRLRRRVNLTEEDEDRAPSGEDAVYVKLKSGPKTSGLEPGDTAVTFKVHTLDGEFVYPAEGLRGSLIIHAFTNKSGFLECLWGSESSLADLVHLPESAQVLFVSLDDSAVDDALWMREQVHRAVMHRKKEVLSRLHFSPVPVFALGNWIPSVLYSWGCTGHNCGLSQAAFTCEGWSMPVIVKRLDARYDWLMGRWAQRSYELIDAGDGCKPSFSVAGAVAWVSEGTCSFFTKVQNMAKSNASGVLVYAFPGNPIQDMNCIGDECFTPLSLPAAMVHLEPSVSQALRFGQQVNVSFQSTPSPNFFVGIDQQGALAEVGWFLYPTFSFINWQAQWFHFYHGLQTRLQTAAQVVCVFDKVLMQGDKGAVATVELPIGMLDFDTLELDTSLSCPGSRDSTCAHWDHTVQLFVCCDYLGPYCNVELGRWITAFRRGIGHWLTDVSPLIPLLNNNKCTFTMKTVPWAMPWMVSLNLRFSSSNQTGDPVEKLYPFQVTSLYSGGTFDKNYNMKYQPIKFSVPASTKKVELYAVITGHGSDENGCGEFCVTSHHFLINSIFNHTRIFDSAGTALGCTLRVKEGAVPNEHGTWLYGRGGWCDGLQVNPWRTDITRQVCLSVSNLLSLF; encoded by the exons ATGTCCTTCGTTTCATTGAAGACGTTAATGTTTTGGTTCCTTGTGACAGCTCATGTGATTCGCGTTGATACATCGAGACTGAGGCGGCGAGTCAACTTGACCGAAGAAGACGAGGATCGGGCTCCGTCTGGGGAAGACGCCGTCTACGTGAAGCTCAAAAGTGGCCCCAAAACGTCAGGACTCGAGCCGGGGGACACAGCGGTGACATTCAAAGTCCATACCTTGGATGGGGAGTTTGTATACCCGGCGGAGGGTCTGCGGGGATCCCTTATCATTCACGCCTTCACAAACAAATCTGGTTTCCTAGAGTGTCTGTGGGGCTCGGAGTCGTCTCTGGCTGACCTGGTCCATCTGCCGGAGAGCGCCCAGGTTCTGTTTGTGTCGCTGGACGACTCTGCGGTCGATGATGCTCTCTGGATGAGGGAGCAGGTCCACCGCGCCGTCATGCACAG AAAGAAAGAGGTGCTGTCCAGGTTGCACTTCTCTCCTGTACCAGTGTTTGCCCTGGGTAACTGGATCCCCAGTGTCCTCTATTCCTGGGGCTGCACAGGACACAACTGTGGTCTTTCCCAGGCTGCTTTCACCTGCGAGG GATGGAGCATGCCAGTGATTGTCAAGAGACTAGATGCCAGATATGATTGGCTTATGGGACGCTGGGCTCAGAGGTCATATGAACTGATTGATGCTGGAGATGGGTGCAAGCCCTCTTTCTCTGTGGCAGGTGCAGTGGCCTGGGTGTCTGAGGGCACCTGCTCTTTTTTCACCAAG GTACAGAACATGGCCAAGTCCAATGCGTCCGGTGTCCTTGTCTATGCCTTCCCTGGTAACCCCATTCAGGACATGAACTGCATTGGGGATGAGTGTTTCACTCCGCTGAGTCTACCTGCTGCCATGGTGCATTTGGAGCCATCTGTGTCCCAGGCACTTCG ATTTGGACAGCAAGTGAACGTGTCCTTCCAGAGCACCCCGTCCCCAAACTTCTTCGTGGGTATTGACCAACAGGGGGCGCTGGCTGAGGTCGGCTGGTTTCTCTATCCAACTTTCAGCTTCATCAACTGGCAGGCCCAGTG GTTTCACTTCTACCACGGACTCCAGACCAGGCTTCAAACGGCTGCCCAGGTGGTCTGTGTTTTTGACAAGGTTTTGATGCAGGGGGACAAAGGAGCGGTGGCTACAGTGGAGCTTCCAATTG GCATGTTGGACTTTGACACACTGGAGCTGGATAcctctctttcctgtcctggCAGCAGAGACTCCACCTGCGCCCACTGGGACCACACGGTGCAGCTGTTTGTGTGCTGCGACTACTTGGGCCCCTACTGCAACGTGGAGCTGGGCCGATGGATTACTGCGTTCCGCAG AGGCATAGGACACTGGCTAACTGACGTATCCCCTCTCATCCCCCtgctcaacaacaacaaatgtacCTTCACTATGAAGACAGTGCCCTGGGCCATGCCATGGATGGTGTCCCTCAACCTTAGGTTCAGTAGCAGCAATCAAACAG GTGATCCTGTAGAGAAGCTTTACCCCTTTCAGGTAACGTCACTGTACAGCGGAGGAACCTTTGACAAAAACTACAACATGAAATACCAGCCAATCAAATTCTCTGTTCCAGCCTCAACTAAGAAG GTGGAGCTTTACGCAGTCATCACAGGTCATGGTAGTGATGAGAACGGGTGTGGAGAATTCTGTGTCACATCACATCACTTCTTGATTAATAGCATTTTTAACCACACCCGCATATTTGACTCTGCAG gcacagctctgggcTGCACACTGCGGGTCAAAGAGGGAGCAGTGCCCAATGAGCACGGCACGTGGCTATATGGACGTGGTGGGTGGTGCGATGGACTACAGGTCAACCCCTGGAGGACCGATATCACCAGACAGGTCTGTTTATCTGTTTCAAACTTGCTTTCATTATTTTAG